One genomic segment of Catalinimonas alkaloidigena includes these proteins:
- a CDS encoding VCBS repeat-containing protein: protein MKKLITCLLIGISGFCLLTACNDTEEARTLFTRMPADDTGIRFRNVLRETEEFNVMKYGYFYNGGGVAVGDINNDSLPDIYLSGNLVASKLYLNKGNWEFEDITEEAGVAAAGLWNTGVSMADVNGDGWLDIYVCRSAAADPGKRKNLLFINSGAQEEGKIAFSEMGEKYGLADQGYTTQTSFFDYDRDGDLDAFVLNHSTQEYAGFSNVSAQYKKRKNNFLADKLYRNDMAEGNAKHPVFTDVSEEAGIIQNVLGFGLGVSITDVNQDGWFDIYVSNDYNEEDYLYINQQDGAFVESLRDYMNHVSLFSMGSDAADLNNDALPDIVTLDMLPEGNERLKMSLGPENYDKYQQLINSGFHYQSMRNMLQLNNGNNSFSEVGQLTGISSTDWSWAALIADYDLDGWKDLFISNGYARNYLDMDFMNYVVNEQVKSQRENLDVEIMGLVENMPSINAQNYIYQNQGGLNFKNQATAWGLDEQTQSNGAVYADLDNDGDLDLIINNVNEDVFVYRNNNESLLNHRYLKVYLKGQDKNPFGIGSKVYAYSDGKSQYQEMIPVRGFQSSVSYELIFGLGEKSMLDSLKIIWPDGKQQILHEIKADQFLQLEYSQAKSAQGNQSLANQPTLFQAKSNKLNIDFVHQENAFFDFKRDKMLPYGISNLGPKIAKGDIDGDGREDLYLGGAKGQAGQLYRQVGDGTFTRIASAALEEDAQSEDTDALFFDADQDGDLDLYVLSGGSDFAEQDAALQDRLYFNDGRGNFIHKAHTLPEMLSSGGSIAVADLDNDGDLDLFVGGRLIPGRYPLAPQSYLLENDGSGKFTDITDTIGPALAKAGMITATHFEDLNEDGFKDLIVVGEWMPICVFYNEGGKSFQAAKLPALAQTSGWWNTLYPGDFDQDGDTDFIAGNFGKNNLYHVKAGQPARLVYKDFDNNGSIDPIFTHYLQGEEVFAYSKDELLGQLISLKKKFYDYKTFSQTSPGEYFTQEQLSGADTLYAHILESVYLQNEGGSFNVIPLPTEAQFSPIYAITSLAINEDKFPDLILGGNQSLSRVSTGRYDANYGIVLSNQEGKTFESIPPAKTGIKVKGDVRSIVRISIDDHWHLLFARNQDSLKVFQKEEAETKGLQVLK from the coding sequence ATGAAGAAACTAATAACCTGTTTGCTGATTGGAATTTCAGGCTTTTGCTTACTGACTGCCTGCAATGATACTGAAGAAGCACGAACATTATTTACCAGAATGCCTGCTGACGATACGGGTATCCGCTTCAGAAATGTTCTGCGGGAAACGGAGGAGTTCAATGTCATGAAGTACGGTTATTTCTATAATGGAGGAGGCGTAGCAGTAGGAGATATTAACAATGACAGCCTTCCCGACATCTACCTCAGTGGAAACCTGGTGGCCAGCAAGCTTTATCTGAATAAAGGGAACTGGGAATTTGAAGACATTACTGAAGAAGCTGGAGTGGCTGCTGCCGGGCTATGGAATACCGGCGTAAGTATGGCTGACGTTAATGGAGATGGCTGGCTTGACATCTATGTATGCCGCTCCGCCGCAGCTGATCCAGGCAAGCGAAAAAACCTGCTTTTTATCAATAGTGGTGCTCAGGAAGAAGGAAAGATAGCCTTCAGCGAGATGGGAGAAAAGTATGGGCTGGCTGATCAGGGGTATACCACACAAACTTCTTTCTTTGATTATGACCGGGATGGTGACCTTGATGCCTTTGTGCTTAACCATTCTACACAGGAATATGCCGGTTTCAGTAATGTATCAGCACAGTATAAAAAAAGAAAAAACAACTTTTTAGCCGATAAGCTTTACCGCAATGATATGGCTGAGGGTAATGCCAAGCATCCTGTTTTTACAGATGTCAGTGAAGAGGCTGGCATTATTCAGAATGTACTGGGCTTTGGGTTGGGTGTAAGCATTACCGATGTCAATCAGGATGGATGGTTTGATATCTATGTAAGCAATGACTATAACGAAGAGGATTACCTCTATATCAATCAGCAGGATGGCGCATTTGTAGAGTCTTTAAGAGATTACATGAACCACGTTTCGCTATTTTCCATGGGAAGCGACGCTGCAGACCTGAATAATGATGCCCTACCAGACATCGTAACCTTAGACATGCTTCCCGAAGGCAATGAAAGACTGAAAATGTCTCTGGGACCAGAGAATTACGATAAATACCAGCAGTTGATCAATAGCGGCTTTCATTATCAGAGCATGCGCAATATGCTTCAATTGAACAACGGCAACAATTCATTCAGCGAAGTAGGGCAGCTGACAGGGATCTCTAGTACCGATTGGAGTTGGGCAGCGCTCATCGCGGATTATGACCTGGATGGCTGGAAGGATTTATTCATCAGCAATGGTTATGCCCGCAACTACCTGGACATGGACTTCATGAACTATGTAGTCAATGAGCAGGTAAAAAGTCAGCGGGAAAATCTGGATGTAGAGATTATGGGGTTGGTAGAAAATATGCCTTCTATAAATGCTCAAAACTACATTTACCAAAACCAGGGGGGACTCAACTTCAAGAATCAGGCTACTGCCTGGGGACTGGATGAGCAAACACAATCCAATGGAGCTGTATACGCTGATCTGGATAATGATGGTGACCTGGACCTGATCATCAATAATGTCAATGAAGATGTATTTGTCTACAGAAACAATAACGAAAGCCTTCTGAATCATCGCTATCTCAAAGTCTACCTGAAAGGACAGGATAAAAATCCATTTGGAATCGGAAGTAAAGTTTATGCCTATTCTGATGGAAAATCACAATACCAGGAAATGATTCCGGTAAGAGGTTTTCAGTCCTCAGTAAGCTATGAGTTGATTTTCGGGCTAGGAGAAAAAAGTATGCTGGACAGTCTAAAAATTATTTGGCCTGATGGTAAGCAGCAAATTTTACACGAAATAAAAGCCGATCAATTTCTTCAACTTGAGTACTCACAAGCAAAAAGTGCTCAGGGAAATCAGAGCTTGGCAAATCAACCCACATTATTCCAGGCAAAGAGCAACAAGCTCAACATTGATTTCGTGCATCAGGAAAATGCTTTTTTTGATTTTAAACGGGACAAAATGCTTCCTTACGGGATTTCTAACCTGGGGCCAAAAATTGCCAAAGGCGATATAGATGGAGATGGACGTGAAGATCTCTACCTGGGGGGAGCCAAAGGCCAGGCAGGGCAGCTTTATCGCCAAGTGGGCGATGGCACTTTTACCCGGATTGCAAGCGCTGCACTGGAAGAAGACGCGCAATCTGAAGATACCGATGCCCTGTTTTTTGATGCTGATCAGGATGGTGATCTGGATCTATACGTGCTTAGTGGGGGGAGTGACTTCGCAGAACAGGATGCAGCATTGCAGGACCGTTTGTACTTCAACGATGGTCGCGGAAACTTCATTCATAAAGCTCATACCCTACCAGAAATGTTGAGCAGTGGTGGTAGCATAGCCGTAGCTGACCTGGATAATGATGGTGACCTGGATTTGTTTGTAGGCGGAAGATTAATTCCGGGACGATATCCTCTCGCACCACAGAGCTACCTGCTTGAAAATGATGGCTCAGGAAAATTCACTGATATCACTGATACTATTGGTCCTGCACTGGCAAAGGCTGGTATGATCACTGCTACCCACTTTGAAGACTTGAATGAAGATGGGTTTAAAGACCTGATCGTAGTAGGCGAATGGATGCCTATATGTGTGTTTTATAATGAAGGAGGAAAATCTTTTCAAGCTGCAAAACTTCCTGCTCTTGCTCAGACTTCAGGATGGTGGAACACACTTTATCCTGGTGATTTTGACCAAGACGGAGACACTGACTTTATCGCAGGAAATTTCGGTAAAAATAACCTTTACCATGTCAAAGCAGGACAACCCGCTCGCCTTGTTTACAAAGATTTTGACAACAACGGCTCCATTGATCCTATCTTTACCCATTACTTACAGGGAGAAGAAGTGTTTGCCTATAGCAAAGATGAATTACTAGGACAGCTTATTTCTTTGAAGAAAAAGTTTTATGACTACAAGACTTTCTCCCAAACCTCTCCGGGAGAATATTTTACTCAGGAACAGCTCAGTGGTGCAGATACCTTGTACGCACATATACTGGAATCCGTCTATCTACAGAATGAGGGAGGAAGTTTCAATGTGATACCTCTACCTACAGAAGCGCAGTTTTCCCCCATTTATGCTATCACTTCATTAGCCATCAATGAAGATAAATTTCCTGATTTGATTTTGGGGGGGAATCAATCTCTTAGCCGGGTAAGTACTGGTAGATACGACGCCAACTATGGCATAGTGCTTTCAAATCAGGAGGGGAAGACATTTGAAAGTATACCACCTGCCAAGACAGGGATCAAAGTAAAAGGGGATGTACGAAGCATTGTCAGAATATCAATTGATGACCACTGGCACCTATTATTTGCAAGAAACCAGGACAGTCTGAAGGTATTTCAGAAAGAAGAAGCTGAGACAAAAGGGTTACAAGTTTTAAAATAG
- a CDS encoding enoyl-ACP reductase FabI — translation MAYNLLAGKRGIIFGALDENSIAWKVALKAHEEGATFTLTNAPIALRMGKINELAEQCEAKVIPADATVVEDLEKLYEESVDTLGGNLDFVLHSIGMSPNVRKGRDYGDLNYDWFQKTLDISAISFHKVMQTAEKMEIMNEWGSILALTYIASQRTFPDYSDMAQAKAMLESIARSYGYRFAKSKKVRVNTISQSPTKTTAGTGITGFDVFFDYANKMSPLGNASAEDCANYIIAMFSDLTRMITMQNLMHDGGFSSSGITEELITDLTK, via the coding sequence ATGGCTTATAACTTATTAGCTGGAAAAAGGGGCATTATCTTCGGTGCTCTTGACGAAAACTCAATTGCCTGGAAAGTGGCATTAAAGGCACATGAAGAAGGGGCTACGTTTACTTTGACCAATGCTCCTATCGCTTTGCGTATGGGTAAAATCAATGAACTGGCTGAGCAGTGCGAAGCCAAAGTGATTCCTGCCGATGCCACGGTAGTAGAAGACCTTGAAAAACTATACGAAGAGTCCGTAGATACGCTGGGCGGCAATTTAGATTTTGTTCTACACTCAATAGGCATGAGTCCCAACGTGCGTAAAGGACGTGATTATGGTGACCTCAACTATGACTGGTTTCAGAAAACGCTGGATATCTCAGCGATATCATTCCATAAAGTGATGCAAACTGCTGAGAAAATGGAGATTATGAATGAATGGGGCTCTATACTTGCGTTGACCTACATTGCTTCCCAACGTACTTTTCCTGACTATAGTGATATGGCACAGGCGAAAGCAATGCTGGAATCTATCGCTCGTAGTTATGGCTATCGCTTTGCAAAATCAAAAAAGGTGAGAGTAAACACTATTTCTCAGTCACCCACAAAAACCACTGCCGGTACTGGAATCACAGGCTTTGATGTGTTTTTTGATTATGCCAATAAGATGTCTCCTCTGGGCAATGCGAGTGCTGAAGACTGTGCAAATTATATCATAGCGATGTTCTCGGATCTTACCCGTATGATCACCATGCAAAACCTGATGCACGATGGGGGCTTCTCCTCTTCAGGCATCACGGAAGAGCTGATTACTGACCTTACCAAATAA
- the ispE gene encoding 4-(cytidine 5'-diphospho)-2-C-methyl-D-erythritol kinase has product MIVFPNAKINLGLNILRKRPDGFHDITSCFVPVPYTDVLEIIESKKFEFSSSGLAIPGHEKDNLCIKAYHLLQKDFNLPPVRIHLHKVIPIGAGLGGGSADATFTLKCLNRMFDLFLDDFLLEEYASRLGSDCPFFVKNQPVMAYGTGNDFEEISLSLDDQYFVLVTPPIHVATVEAYAGITPYEPKHNLKEILEKNSITEWKGLIYNDFEKSIFSKYPAIGEIKEKLYEAHASYASMSGSGATVYGIFEQQTDITSLFSENYQIWHSQNKEEGFSS; this is encoded by the coding sequence ATGATCGTCTTTCCTAACGCCAAAATCAATCTGGGTCTCAATATCCTCCGCAAACGCCCTGATGGTTTTCACGACATCACTTCCTGCTTCGTACCTGTGCCATACACAGATGTACTGGAGATTATTGAAAGCAAGAAATTTGAGTTTAGCAGCAGTGGTTTAGCCATTCCCGGTCATGAAAAAGACAATCTTTGTATCAAGGCATATCATCTGTTACAAAAGGATTTCAACCTTCCTCCGGTCCGAATTCATCTGCACAAAGTCATCCCTATTGGCGCTGGGCTGGGAGGCGGCTCTGCAGATGCAACATTTACTTTGAAATGTCTGAATCGGATGTTTGATCTTTTTCTGGATGATTTTCTACTCGAGGAATACGCTAGCAGATTGGGAAGTGACTGTCCTTTCTTTGTCAAAAACCAACCCGTGATGGCTTATGGTACGGGCAATGATTTTGAAGAGATTTCACTTTCATTAGATGACCAATATTTTGTATTGGTTACACCTCCTATCCATGTAGCTACAGTTGAAGCCTATGCAGGCATAACTCCTTACGAGCCCAAACACAACTTAAAAGAAATATTAGAGAAAAATTCCATTACGGAATGGAAAGGACTAATATATAATGACTTTGAGAAAAGTATTTTTTCAAAATACCCAGCTATTGGGGAAATCAAGGAAAAGCTTTATGAAGCTCATGCCAGCTATGCTAGCATGAGCGGTAGCGGAGCTACTGTGTATGGTATTTTTGAACAGCAAACAGATATTACTTCGCTTTTCTCCGAAAACTACCAGATCTGGCATAGCCAGAACAAAGAGGAAGGGTTTTCGTCCTAG